Proteins encoded in a region of the Hippocampus zosterae strain Florida chromosome 11, ASM2543408v3, whole genome shotgun sequence genome:
- the zfand4 gene encoding AN1-type zinc finger protein 4 codes for MTDRKEPPFFNGNRVGAFHHKLPLYDPMELFIETLTGTCFELRVLPFEAIISVKAKIQKLEGIPVTQQHLIWNNLELDDEHCLHDYGIAEGCTLKLVLAMRGGPINTRRVTMEDPVKEVADSMEGTKEGGWEKSSANKQVTFVVYREGDQLNFFRVVDRGDGSLTPLSESLSGGSVYNMCTEGDGGSGGGERSAAAQSLENSITMSKMKLLKAKMEDMNINKKPKKTSKAKPRPPVGLHPCGGGHPTPSVTRLHQRLMRSLPPIRQSTGHLPPIADQELPDPSPPAASTSSQLPAPRQAPSSFSSPPCYILQEEEPWESCPPFAKIRPPPKVSRLDISGTRLMRDCVYPQLPPLCTRGAPEAAFDPLKPVGEAVGVSLLEEAGRQAAASFGELADPLSLDLSPQSEEACLAFDVGAPHQLPLAPSPLSTWTLGNGGDTLTSRADLTQLGASFHLSPPSAPTSPQPRFQPFDATLPLQVHSAAQVKPGSPSPLPSMVSSHAARLRGVKLESPGKRPELLSKREARGVAKMANQTCREQLGSLSNSPLVASLSARPVDGSGARRGGLGLPLPPATPVGQSILGSRLPGLPQEDPARHRAAASANTVNKCLVSGGGVMPPFGRIGTPMYHLPPVKTPAGAKKKTSKHCFLCGKKTGLATSYECRCGSNFCAAHRYAETHECSYDYKGTGRRFLQDANPLVSAPKLPKI; via the exons ATGACCGACAGGAAGGAGCCTCCCTTCTTTAACGGCAACCGCGTGGGAGCTTTTCACCACAAGCTTCCTCTGTACGACCCCATGGAGCTGTTCATCGAGACCCTGACCGGGACGTGTTTCGAGCTACGCGTGTTGCCTTTTGAGGCCATCATCTCAGTGAAGGCCAAGATCCAAAAGCTTGAAG gcATCCCAGTTACCCAGCAACACCTCATCTGGAACAACCTGGAGCTGGATGATGAACACTGTCTCCACGATTACGG caTTGCGGAGGGCTGCACTTTGAAGTTGGTCTTAGCGATGAGGGGAGGTCCCATCAACACCAGAAGGG TAACCATGGAGGATCCCGTGAAAGAGGTGGCGGACTCGATGGAGGGCACAAAGGAGGGAGGATGGGAGAAGAGCTCGGCCAACAAACAGGTCACGTTTGTGGTCTACCGTGAAGGCGATCAGCTCAACTTCTTCCGGGTGGTGGACAGGGGAGATGGCTCCCTCACGCCTCTGTCTGAATCGCTCAG TGGCGGCTCAGTGTACAACATGTGCACTGAGGGGgacggcggcagcggcggcggcgagcgctCCGCTGCTGCGCAGAGCCTGGAGAACTCCATCACCATGAGTAAAATGAAACTGCTCAAGGCCAAGATGGAAGACATGAACATCAACAAGAAG CCGAAGAAAACGAGTAAGGCAAAGCCACGTCCTCCCGTCGGCCTCCATCCCTGCGGCGGCGGCCACCCGACGCCTTCCGTCACGCGTCTCCATCAGCGCCTCATGCGTTCGCTCCCCCCGATTCGCCAGTCCACCGGACACCTGCCTCCCATAGCGGACCAAGAACTCCCGGACCCTTCTCCGCCTGCCGCTTCCACTTCTTCCCAGTTGCCCGCCCCGAGACAAGCGCCTTCCTCTTTCTCTTCGCCGCCTTGCTACATTCTTCAGGAGGAGGAGCCGTGGGAGTCGTGCCCGCCTTTCGCAAAGATTCGGCCCCCTCCCAAAGTCTCGCGTTTGGACATCAGCGGCACCAGACTGATGAGGGACTGCGTGTACCCTCAGCTCCCTCCGCTGTGCACCAGGGGCGCGCCCGAAGCCGCGTTCGACCCGCTTAAGCCGGTCGGCGAGGCGGTCGGAGTGAGTTTACTGGAGGAGGCCGGCAGGCAGGCCGCCGCTTCATTCGGCGAGCTGGCGGACCCCCTGAGTTTGGATCTGTCCCCTCAATCGGAGGAAGCCTGTCTCGCCTTCGACGTCGGGGCGCCGCACCAACTGCCGCTGGCCCCCTCCCCTCTCAGCACTTGGACACTCGGGAACGGCGGCGACACCCTGACCAGCCGAGCGGATCTAACGCAGCTCGGCGCTTCCTTCCATTTAAGCCCGCCGTCGGCCCCCACCTCCCCGCAGCCACGTTTTCAGCCCTTTGACGCCACACTCCCCCTTCAAGTCCATTCCGCGGCACAGGTGAAgccgggcagtccttcccctctCCCGTCCATGGTGTCCAGCCACGCGGCGCGCCTGCGGGGCGTCAAGTTGGAGTCGCCCGGCAAGAGGCCCGAGCTTCTCTCCAAGAGGGAAGCCAGAGGCGTCGCCAAGATGGCCAACCAAACTTGTCGAGAGCAACTGGGCTCCCTGAGCAACTCGCCGCTCGTGGCTTCTCTCTCTGCCAGGCCCGTCGACGGAAGCGGGGCGAGAAGAGGTGGGCTGGGCCTTCCCCTGCCCCCTGCCACTCCCGTGGGACAGAGCATCCTGGGTTCCAGGCTGCCGGGCCTCCCTCAGGAGGACCCCGCGCGACACCGAGCGGCAGCCTCCGCGAACACG GTCAACAAATGTCTGGTTTCCGGCGGGGGAGTCATGCCTCCATTCGGGAGAATTG GAACTCCTATGTACCACCTACCTCCAGTCAAGACCCCCGCGGGTGCCAAGAAGAAGACTTCCAAACACTGCTTCCTTTGCGGCAAGAAGACCGGCCTGGCCACCAGCTACGAGTGCAG GTGCGGCAGCAATTTCTGCGCCGCCCACCGCTATGCAGAGACGCACGAGTGCTCGTACGACTACAAGGGGACAGGGAGGCGCTTCCTGCAGGACGCCAACCCGCTCGTCAGCGCTCCCAAGCTGCCCAAGATCTAG